In Desulfobacterales bacterium, a single window of DNA contains:
- a CDS encoding energy transducer TonB codes for MMQITSHRKAKPNWLLRGLIIPSVCLHLLIFSHITGLYHSDTISCIELTLKNISKPEARSIPRPRHRPDPKIRPATVEQLKMNRSVPHRIEPIHAEPANKTAPDSLVEALSPENPVSGLPGLQVGQWQAGPVVSAPDFGTAEDYFDMVRLRIEQYKKYPESAQNRHIQGRVTVEFVIEPDGTVSSAHIKKSSRHDSLNEAALRAIKKAAPFPIPPSYIFTQGQPIRLVLAVVFELT; via the coding sequence ATGATGCAAATTACATCCCATCGTAAAGCCAAACCCAACTGGCTGCTGAGAGGATTGATTATTCCCTCTGTCTGTCTTCACCTGCTGATTTTTTCCCATATCACAGGCCTGTATCACTCAGATACGATCAGTTGCATCGAGTTGACCCTGAAAAATATATCAAAGCCGGAGGCCCGCAGCATTCCACGGCCGAGGCATCGCCCGGACCCCAAAATCCGCCCGGCTACGGTCGAACAGCTGAAAATGAATCGAAGTGTTCCACACAGAATTGAACCGATCCATGCAGAGCCCGCGAACAAGACAGCACCCGACAGCCTTGTGGAAGCCCTATCCCCTGAAAATCCGGTTTCCGGTCTTCCGGGGCTTCAGGTCGGGCAGTGGCAGGCCGGGCCCGTTGTCTCAGCCCCTGATTTCGGGACCGCGGAGGATTATTTCGACATGGTGCGGCTGAGAATCGAACAATACAAGAAATATCCGGAATCCGCCCAGAATCGTCACATCCAGGGACGCGTCACAGTGGAATTTGTCATCGAACCTGACGGAACAGTTTCATCGGCACACATCAAAAAAAGCTCCCGCCACGACAGCCTCAATGAGGCAGCGCTCCGGGCCATCAAAAAAGCAGCCCCGTTTCCGATACCCCCGTCATACATTTTCACACAAGGGCAACCCATCCGGCTGGTATTGGCCGTGGTGTTTGAACTGACATGA